The DNA region AGCGTTACCTGCAAGAGCACCTGACGCAGGAGTCCGTGGATGGCCAGCAGCGGGCCGAAGCTGGCGTCGGACACGTCCACCTCCAAGTGGGCGACGTCCAGTCAGCCCATGATTTTTACGTCGGCACCCTGGGGTTTGAAAAGACCGCGGGCTGGCACGGTCAGGCGCTGTTCGTCTCCGCCGGCCGCTACCACCACCACATGGCCATGAATGTGTGGAACAGCCGCGGCGCGGGTCCCCGCCAGGACACCCTCGGCCTGGGTGAGGTGCTGATTGAAGTCCCGACGGGTGACGACGTCGGCGCCCTCGCCGACCGCCTTAAGGTCGCCGGAGTCGCCGCCCACCACACCGGGGCTGAGCTGCGTTTCGAGGATCCCTGGCGCAACAACATCCGCGTCGCCGTCCGCTAGCCGGTGCGGCTGAATAACTGCGGCGCGCTGTGCGTTAGGCTGAGTCCGAACGGCCGGGGCGGCGTTAATTGCCGCCTGACGGGGCCGCACCGTCGACGGAATGAGGGCGATTCCCATGGGCTTCACTGAAATCTTTGCTGCAACCCACGACGGCGCGCTAAAGCGCGCGGGGATCCTGGATGACGGGGGCTCGCCTTCGGGACCAGGCCTGCGGATTCCCGGCGTCAGTGATTTCGAAATCGAACAGCTTGGCGACCTCGCAGGTGCGGCCGTCCACGCCGGCGGTGCTGACTACGAACTTGCCATGGTTGACGTGGCCAGTGATTCGCTGCTCGGAGTTCCGCCGGCCATGGTCCGGGCGCTCGCGGACCTGCTCAGCTACGAAACCGAGGGTGAAGGCAACGTCCTGGACGAAGTGGCCGAAAAATGGGCAGCCCAGGATGACATGCCGTTCGGCGCCGACGAAGCCCGGAAGTACGTGCAGCAGCTGGCAGAGCTGGCCAGCGGAATCGACGACGCGGACCGGACCGGGCTGTACGTCTGGTCTTCCTGAGTGCCGGTCCGGTGTTCCTGGCCGGTCCCTCTGCGGCCTCCGGCACCTGTCAAGTCGAAATCCCGGCGCTGATCTGGCACAATAAACAGGTACTCGATCTGCGTGGCCCCTCTCTCCGCGTCCGGATCCTGTCCTTCGAACCCTCAAGTATGGCCCGCCCCACGGGTGCAGAACGTCGGTTCACCCCCTTTTCTGAAACAGGAGTGACCACAAAAGTGGCCGTAAAGATTCGCCTTAAGCGCTTTGGTAAGATGCGCGCACCGTACTACCGCATCGTCGTCATGGACGCACGCTCCAAGCGTGATGGCCGTGCCATTGAAGAGATCGGCAAGTACCACCCCACCGAAGAGCCCTCATACATCGAGGTCGACACGGACCGTGCCCAGTACTGGCTCGGCGTCGGCGCACAGCCGTCCGAGCAGGTCGCCGCGATCCTTAAGATCACCGGTGACTGGCAGAAGTTCAAGGGTCTCCCGGGCCAGGAGGGCACCTTGAAGACCAAGGCTCCCAAGGCTGCCTTCGTAACCCCGGAAAAGGGTTCCGTGATCATCCCGGAAGCCATCACCAAGAAGGCCAAGAAGGACGACGCAGCGGAGGCCCCGGCCGACGCCGAAGCAGAGACCACCGAGGCTGAGTAAATTGCTGGCAGAAGCGCTCGAACACCTGGTCCGCGGAATCGTTGATTCCCCGGAGGACGTCAAGGTCAGCTCGAAGAACAACCGCCGCGGGGACACCCTCGAGGTTCGCGTTCATCAGGATGACCTCGGACGGGTGATCGGCCGCCAGGGCCGCACGGCACGTGCACTGCGCACAGTGGTGGCGGCATTGGCAGACGGCGAGCCGGTTAGGGTCGACGTCGTCGATACCGACCGCCGCCGCTAAAGCGCTCGGCAATATCGGTTTTTCTCCGGCCCCTTCACCAGAAACGGTG from Arthrobacter pascens includes:
- the rpsP gene encoding 30S ribosomal protein S16, which produces MAVKIRLKRFGKMRAPYYRIVVMDARSKRDGRAIEEIGKYHPTEEPSYIEVDTDRAQYWLGVGAQPSEQVAAILKITGDWQKFKGLPGQEGTLKTKAPKAAFVTPEKGSVIIPEAITKKAKKDDAAEAPADAEAETTEAE
- a CDS encoding RNA-binding protein; the encoded protein is MLAEALEHLVRGIVDSPEDVKVSSKNNRRGDTLEVRVHQDDLGRVIGRQGRTARALRTVVAALADGEPVRVDVVDTDRRR